One genomic window of Moorella glycerini includes the following:
- the fdhF gene encoding formate dehydrogenase subunit alpha, whose translation MADVTLTIDGKRITVPAGTTVLQAARNNGIFIPTLCHDPKLTPWGGCRLCVVEIEGMRGLPASCVTTVAEGMVVQTASPQVVEARKMMLELLLANHPQDCLTCSKSGACSLQDYAYYYGVRGDKFHGEKHDYPLEDDNPFIVRDMNKCILCGKCIRVCAEVQVNNVIDFAHRGFNTRVTPAMDLTLRESEECVFCGNCVQVCPVGALVEKASLWQGREWELTKVRTTCTFCGVGCNLEVSVKDDHVVRVRGYDNPLVNSGWLCVKGRFGADFAESPDRITRPLIRVGERGEGRFREATWDEALDYTARRLQEIKEQYGSRAIAALSSARCTNEENYLMQKFMRAVIGTNNVDHCARTUHAPTVAGLAIAFGSGAMTNSIAEIEHNDVLLIIGSNTTEAHPVIGQKMKQAARRGAKLIVVDPRRIELVEHAHLWLPIRPGTNVALINGLMYVIITEGLVDKKFIEERTEGFESLRAVVQNYPPERVAGITGVPAEKIYAAARLYATTDRAGIFYTLGITEHTSGTSNVMNLANLAMITGHVGKEFSGVNPLRGQNNVQGACDMGALPDVFPGYQKVANPEVRERFAVAWNCRLDATPGLRIPEMIDLAAEGYIRAMYIMGEDPALTDPDITHVRRALANLDFLVVQDLFISETAKFADVILPGASFLEKDGTFTSTERRVQRVRRALSPRGESRPDWQIICDLATRLGYPMHYDSPEQIFAEMASLTPSYAGMNYARLEGNGLQWPCPTPDHPGTKFLHAGRFPRGKGLLQGIEYQPPAELTDEEYPILLTTGRMLYHYGITTRHSPALESYRPEELAEINPVQAAELGVQTGDRVTVVSRRGRLVTKVRVTDRVPPGIMFMSYHYKESPVNILTNAAFDPIAKTAEYKVTAVRLEPAG comes from the coding sequence ATGGCTGATGTCACCTTGACCATAGATGGCAAGAGAATTACCGTACCGGCCGGGACAACGGTCTTGCAGGCCGCCCGGAATAACGGCATCTTTATCCCTACCCTTTGTCATGACCCGAAGCTCACGCCCTGGGGCGGCTGCCGCCTGTGTGTGGTGGAAATCGAGGGTATGCGCGGCCTGCCGGCCTCCTGCGTGACCACCGTCGCTGAGGGTATGGTGGTGCAGACGGCTTCGCCGCAAGTAGTTGAAGCCCGTAAAATGATGCTGGAATTATTGCTGGCCAACCATCCCCAGGACTGCCTCACCTGCAGCAAGAGCGGCGCCTGCAGCCTGCAGGATTACGCCTACTATTACGGCGTAAGGGGAGACAAATTCCACGGGGAAAAACACGACTATCCCCTGGAGGATGACAACCCCTTCATCGTGCGGGATATGAACAAGTGTATCCTGTGCGGCAAGTGCATCCGCGTTTGCGCGGAAGTCCAGGTTAACAACGTCATCGACTTTGCCCATCGCGGTTTCAACACCAGGGTAACCCCGGCCATGGATCTAACCTTAAGGGAATCGGAGGAATGTGTCTTTTGCGGCAACTGTGTCCAGGTCTGCCCGGTGGGGGCCCTGGTGGAGAAGGCGAGTTTATGGCAGGGCCGCGAGTGGGAACTCACCAAAGTGCGTACCACCTGCACCTTCTGCGGCGTGGGCTGTAACCTGGAGGTCAGCGTGAAGGACGACCATGTGGTGCGCGTCCGCGGTTATGACAACCCCCTGGTCAATAGCGGCTGGCTCTGCGTCAAGGGCCGCTTTGGCGCCGACTTTGCCGAAAGCCCGGACCGCATTACCCGGCCCCTCATCCGCGTGGGCGAGCGGGGCGAGGGCCGCTTCCGGGAAGCTACCTGGGACGAGGCCCTTGACTATACCGCCCGGCGCCTGCAAGAGATCAAGGAACAGTACGGCAGCCGGGCCATCGCTGCCTTGAGTTCGGCCCGGTGTACCAACGAAGAAAACTACCTGATGCAGAAGTTCATGCGGGCGGTGATCGGCACCAACAACGTCGATCACTGCGCCCGGACCTGACACGCCCCTACCGTGGCCGGTCTGGCCATAGCATTCGGTAGCGGCGCTATGACGAACTCCATCGCCGAAATTGAGCATAACGACGTCCTGCTTATTATCGGTTCCAACACCACCGAGGCCCACCCGGTCATCGGCCAGAAAATGAAACAGGCCGCCCGGCGGGGAGCTAAGCTCATCGTCGTTGACCCGCGCCGGATTGAGCTGGTGGAGCACGCCCACCTGTGGCTGCCCATCAGACCCGGGACCAATGTGGCTTTGATTAACGGCCTGATGTACGTCATCATCACGGAAGGCCTGGTGGATAAAAAGTTTATCGAGGAGCGGACGGAAGGTTTTGAGAGCCTCCGGGCTGTGGTCCAGAACTACCCGCCGGAACGGGTGGCGGGGATTACCGGCGTGCCGGCGGAGAAGATCTACGCCGCAGCGCGGCTTTACGCCACGACTGACAGGGCGGGGATCTTCTATACCCTGGGCATCACTGAGCATACCAGCGGTACCAGCAACGTCATGAACCTGGCCAACCTGGCCATGATTACCGGCCATGTGGGCAAAGAGTTCAGCGGCGTCAACCCCCTGCGCGGCCAGAATAACGTCCAGGGGGCCTGCGACATGGGTGCCCTGCCCGATGTCTTCCCGGGCTACCAGAAGGTGGCCAACCCGGAGGTGCGGGAGCGCTTTGCCGTCGCCTGGAACTGCCGGCTGGACGCCACCCCGGGCCTCCGCATCCCGGAGATGATCGACCTGGCGGCTGAGGGCTATATCAGGGCCATGTACATCATGGGCGAAGACCCGGCCCTGACGGACCCGGACATCACCCACGTGCGCAGGGCCCTGGCCAACCTGGACTTCCTGGTAGTGCAGGATCTCTTTATTTCCGAGACGGCGAAGTTTGCCGACGTCATCCTGCCCGGCGCCAGTTTCCTGGAGAAGGACGGCACCTTTACCAGCACCGAGCGCCGGGTGCAAAGGGTGCGCCGGGCTTTGAGCCCCAGGGGCGAGTCCCGGCCCGACTGGCAGATTATCTGCGATCTGGCGACGCGCCTGGGCTACCCCATGCACTACGACTCCCCGGAGCAGATTTTCGCCGAGATGGCAAGTCTCACCCCCAGCTATGCCGGAATGAACTATGCCCGCCTGGAGGGTAATGGCCTGCAGTGGCCCTGCCCAACGCCCGATCACCCGGGGACGAAGTTCCTCCATGCCGGCAGGTTCCCGCGGGGCAAGGGCCTGCTCCAGGGCATCGAGTACCAGCCGCCGGCCGAGCTGACGGACGAGGAATACCCCATTTTGCTGACTACCGGCCGCATGCTGTATCACTACGGCATTACCACCCGCCATTCGCCCGCCCTGGAAAGCTACCGGCCGGAAGAGCTGGCGGAGATTAACCCCGTCCAGGCAGCGGAACTGGGGGTCCAGACGGGAGACAGGGTGACGGTCGTTTCCCGCCGCGGCCGGCTGGTAACGAAAGTAAGGGTGACGGACCGGGTACCGCCGGGGATCATGTTCATGTCCTACCACTACAAAGAATCGCCGGTGAACATCCTGACCAACGCCGCCTTTGACCCCATCGCCAAGACGGCGGAATATAAGGTGACCGCAGTGCGGCTAGAACCGGCTGGCTAA
- the nuoF gene encoding NADH-quinone oxidoreductase subunit NuoF yields the protein MQDLKEWRETLQQQSHRGDRPSLTVGMSTCGQAAGGAKVMAALAEEIARRGLQVDISQTSCIGMCYAEPIVEVALPGKPRVFYGDVTPERVPGLIEKHLVQGEPVREWALIQLSGEATPYEGIPVMPGSTYYGRQVRVVTSRLGLTNPESLEEYIATGGYEALEKVLSGMSPEQVIEEIKISGLRGRGGAGFPTGLKWSFTRQAPGDKKYVVCNADEGDPGAFMDRSVLEGDPFAVIEGMTIAAYAIGADEGYIYCRAEYPLAIKRLKMAITAAGEKGLLGRDILGTGFNFDLHIKAGAGAFVCGEETALLASIEGKRGMPRVRPPFPAQQGLWGKPTNINNVETYANVPFIIKNGGQWFAAMGTEKSKGTKVFCLTGKVKKTGLIEVPMGITLREIIFDIAGGIQDDKQFKAVQIGGPSGGCLPEDKLDLPVDYDSLTRAGAIMGSGGMVVMDENTCMVDVARFFLNFTQAESCGKCTPCREGTKRMLEILTRICEGQGKMEDLDTLETLARVVKNTALCGLGQTCPNPILSTLQYFRQEYEAHIKDKRCPAHVCQALLVYTIDAGKCTGCGACARACPAGAISGEKKQPHRIDPALCIKCGSCMEKCKFGAISRL from the coding sequence TTGCAGGACTTGAAGGAATGGCGGGAAACTTTGCAGCAGCAATCTCACCGGGGGGACAGGCCCTCCCTTACCGTGGGCATGAGCACCTGCGGCCAGGCGGCCGGGGGAGCGAAGGTAATGGCGGCCCTGGCAGAAGAGATAGCCAGGCGGGGTTTGCAGGTAGATATAAGCCAGACGAGCTGTATCGGCATGTGTTACGCTGAGCCCATTGTGGAAGTAGCCCTGCCGGGGAAACCGCGGGTGTTTTACGGCGACGTAACGCCGGAGCGGGTCCCCGGCTTGATTGAAAAACATTTGGTTCAGGGGGAGCCTGTCAGGGAATGGGCCCTTATCCAGTTGTCCGGTGAGGCAACTCCCTATGAAGGCATCCCGGTGATGCCAGGAAGCACTTACTATGGGCGGCAGGTACGGGTGGTAACTTCCCGCCTGGGGCTTACCAACCCTGAAAGCCTGGAAGAATATATCGCCACCGGCGGCTATGAGGCCCTGGAAAAGGTCTTGAGCGGGATGTCCCCGGAACAGGTTATCGAAGAAATCAAGATCTCGGGCCTGCGCGGCCGGGGCGGTGCCGGCTTTCCTACGGGCCTGAAGTGGAGTTTTACCCGGCAAGCCCCGGGGGACAAAAAGTATGTGGTCTGCAACGCCGATGAGGGCGATCCCGGCGCCTTTATGGATCGCAGCGTCCTGGAAGGCGACCCCTTTGCCGTTATTGAGGGCATGACCATCGCCGCTTATGCCATTGGCGCCGATGAGGGCTATATTTACTGCCGCGCCGAGTACCCCCTGGCCATCAAGCGCCTGAAAATGGCCATTACCGCGGCGGGAGAAAAGGGCCTGCTGGGCCGGGATATCCTGGGGACGGGCTTTAATTTTGACCTGCATATCAAGGCCGGTGCTGGCGCCTTCGTCTGCGGCGAGGAGACGGCCTTGCTGGCTTCCATCGAAGGCAAGCGGGGCATGCCCCGGGTGCGGCCGCCCTTCCCGGCGCAGCAGGGGTTATGGGGTAAGCCTACCAATATCAATAATGTCGAAACCTACGCCAACGTCCCCTTTATTATCAAGAACGGCGGCCAGTGGTTTGCCGCCATGGGCACGGAAAAGAGCAAGGGGACCAAGGTCTTCTGCCTGACGGGCAAGGTCAAAAAGACCGGGCTCATCGAAGTGCCGATGGGGATAACCCTACGGGAAATTATCTTTGATATTGCCGGCGGTATCCAGGATGATAAGCAGTTCAAGGCCGTCCAGATCGGCGGCCCGTCGGGCGGCTGCCTGCCCGAGGACAAGCTCGACCTGCCGGTGGACTATGACTCCCTGACCCGGGCCGGGGCCATCATGGGTTCCGGCGGCATGGTGGTCATGGATGAGAATACCTGTATGGTAGATGTGGCGCGCTTTTTCCTGAACTTTACCCAGGCGGAATCCTGCGGCAAGTGTACCCCCTGCCGGGAGGGCACCAAACGGATGCTGGAGATCCTCACCCGCATCTGTGAGGGCCAGGGGAAGATGGAGGATCTGGATACCCTGGAGACCCTGGCGCGAGTAGTCAAGAACACGGCCCTCTGCGGCCTGGGGCAGACCTGCCCCAACCCCATCCTCTCCACCCTCCAGTACTTCCGCCAAGAATATGAGGCCCACATCAAAGATAAGCGCTGCCCGGCCCATGTCTGCCAGGCCTTGCTGGTCTATACCATTGACGCCGGCAAGTGTACCGGTTGCGGCGCCTGTGCCCGCGCCTGCCCGGCGGGGGCCATCAGCGGCGAGAAAAAGCAGCCGCACCGGATTGATCCTGCCTTGTGCATCAAGTGCGGCAGTTGTATGGAGAAGTGCAAATTCGGGGCTATATCCAGGCTGTAG
- the nuoE gene encoding NADH-quinone oxidoreductase subunit NuoE — translation MDAGSNNDVNIKAKALADALERYAGTRGALIPLLQEAQEIYGYLPREIMQEIAGKLKIPFSQVYGVATFYTQFHLKPRGRNIIRVCQGTACHVRGGARLLEAISAALGIGKNETTADGRFTLETVACLGSCGLAPVMMINEETYGRLVPEKIPAILEKY, via the coding sequence ATGGATGCTGGCAGCAATAATGATGTGAACATTAAGGCAAAAGCCCTGGCGGATGCCCTGGAACGCTATGCCGGGACAAGGGGAGCCTTGATCCCTCTCCTCCAGGAAGCCCAGGAGATTTACGGTTACCTGCCGCGAGAAATCATGCAGGAAATTGCCGGGAAGCTGAAAATCCCCTTCAGCCAGGTTTACGGCGTGGCTACTTTTTATACCCAGTTTCACTTAAAACCCCGCGGGCGGAACATCATCCGCGTCTGCCAGGGTACGGCCTGCCACGTACGGGGGGGTGCCCGGCTGCTGGAGGCTATTTCGGCAGCCCTGGGTATAGGCAAAAATGAAACCACCGCCGACGGCCGCTTTACTCTGGAAACGGTGGCCTGCCTGGGTTCCTGCGGGCTGGCCCCGGTGATGATGATTAACGAAGAAACCTATGGGCGCCTGGTGCCGGAGAAGATCCCGGCCATCCTGGAAAAATACTAG
- a CDS encoding alpha-hydroxy-acid oxidizing protein produces MPATLVSIRERARVLLDGICHVCPACDGRRCPTGVPGMGGTGTGASFRNNVTALAAWQVNMRVLHDRKDQDLGLRLFGQKLAFPILGAAVAGARVNFQGRLGEEELARAFVLGAAEAGSLSLTGDGPLPELMDAGLKAIKAAGGRGIPVIKPREDGEIVSLIRRAEDAGAVAVGIDVDAAGLVNMTRAGQLVEPKTVEQIAGIAAATSLPLILKGIMTVADAEAAVAGGAAAIVVSNHGGRALDHTPGTAAVLPEIAAAVGDKITVLADGGVRSGVDVLKMLALGARAVLVGRPLAIAAIGGGAAGVRLQLEALADDLAVAMRLTGCGDLGDIGPGILARTKLNMQNSKI; encoded by the coding sequence ATGCCGGCGACTCTTGTATCTATTCGCGAGCGGGCCAGGGTGCTCCTGGACGGCATCTGCCACGTTTGCCCGGCATGTGACGGCCGGCGCTGCCCTACCGGCGTGCCGGGAATGGGCGGCACTGGTACCGGGGCGTCTTTCCGCAATAATGTTACGGCCCTGGCGGCCTGGCAGGTCAATATGCGGGTTCTCCACGACCGCAAGGACCAGGACCTGGGCTTGCGGCTTTTCGGCCAGAAGCTGGCCTTTCCCATCCTGGGTGCGGCCGTGGCCGGGGCCAGGGTCAACTTCCAGGGCCGCCTGGGGGAAGAGGAACTGGCGCGGGCCTTCGTCCTGGGGGCGGCCGAGGCCGGTAGCCTTTCCCTCACCGGGGACGGTCCCCTGCCGGAACTCATGGACGCCGGGCTCAAGGCCATCAAAGCTGCCGGGGGGCGGGGTATCCCGGTCATTAAACCCCGGGAAGATGGGGAAATAGTGAGCCTTATCCGCCGGGCCGAGGATGCCGGCGCCGTGGCCGTAGGTATCGATGTCGACGCTGCCGGGCTGGTGAATATGACCCGCGCCGGCCAGCTGGTGGAACCCAAGACGGTGGAGCAGATTGCCGGGATTGCGGCGGCGACCTCACTCCCCCTGATTTTAAAAGGCATCATGACGGTGGCCGACGCGGAGGCCGCCGTGGCCGGCGGGGCGGCGGCCATTGTGGTTTCCAACCATGGCGGCCGCGCCCTGGACCACACGCCGGGAACGGCGGCGGTGCTGCCGGAAATCGCGGCGGCGGTGGGGGATAAAATAACGGTCCTGGCCGACGGCGGCGTACGCTCGGGCGTGGACGTCCTGAAGATGCTGGCCCTGGGCGCCCGGGCGGTCCTGGTGGGCCGGCCCCTGGCCATTGCCGCTATTGGCGGCGGTGCCGCCGGCGTGAGGCTGCAGCTGGAGGCCCTGGCCGACGACCTGGCCGTGGCCATGCGCCTTACCGGCTGCGGCGATTTAGGGGATATAGGACCGGGGATATTAGCCCGTACAAAGTTAAATATGCAAAATAGTAAAATTTAG
- a CDS encoding AbrB/MazE/SpoVT family DNA-binding domain-containing protein yields MAVIRMPYIARVSSKGWVVIPKELRQRYNISPGSKIVFTENGGSLYLTPIPPNPIASGKGMLQGYPLVETLLASRKEEVKNEEVRF; encoded by the coding sequence ATGGCGGTGATTCGTATGCCTTATATTGCTCGTGTATCTTCAAAAGGGTGGGTGGTTATACCCAAAGAACTGCGCCAGCGTTATAACATCAGCCCCGGATCAAAAATTGTTTTTACAGAAAATGGTGGCAGCCTCTATCTTACTCCAATCCCTCCAAATCCTATCGCCTCAGGTAAAGGAATGCTTCAAGGTTATCCCCTGGTAGAAACGCTCCTGGCCAGCAGAAAAGAAGAGGTAAAAAATGAAGAAGTACGTTTTTGA
- a CDS encoding type II toxin-antitoxin system VapC family toxin, translating into MKKYVFDSYALLVYLQNEQGADLVEAMIEEAQNETAQILISAVNLGEVAYIIERAAGTKKLNEAMALLETLPIEVVNVNKEFALKAAKYKAKNPIAYADCFTLALGVQTGSQIVTGDPEFHKAADQASIIWLPEKIKAN; encoded by the coding sequence ATGAAGAAGTACGTTTTTGACAGTTATGCCCTCCTGGTTTATTTACAAAACGAACAGGGGGCCGATCTGGTTGAAGCTATGATTGAGGAAGCCCAAAATGAGACGGCGCAGATTTTGATAAGCGCCGTTAATCTTGGCGAAGTTGCTTATATTATCGAAAGAGCAGCGGGCACAAAAAAGCTAAATGAAGCCATGGCCCTTTTGGAAACGTTACCGATAGAAGTTGTCAATGTAAATAAAGAATTTGCGCTAAAAGCCGCTAAATATAAAGCTAAAAACCCAATCGCCTATGCAGATTGTTTTACCCTGGCCCTCGGAGTGCAAACCGGAAGTCAAATAGTAACCGGCGACCCTGAGTTTCATAAAGCCGCCGATCAGGCCAGCATTATCTGGTTGCCTGAAAAAATCAAGGCGAATTAA
- a CDS encoding S41 family peptidase has translation MAIFFAVFLGDLAAARAAAPGWALLDEVRSLTEKNYAGPIDQATLEAGAVRGLVESLGDPYSEYIAPEEMPAFASSLDEEYIGVGIVFQALDGWVVITNVVPGSPAARLGVTPGSVLVAVDGRPVGNLSLEEIGTLLGGKPGTYVDLTVTLPGSDSRRSYYLRRELIRPPVVSSRLLAGPVGYLYLRSFPYWAPEEVETALAGLEDQGARGLILDLRGNPGGYLDAALDTASLFLLRDKPVAQVMGRDKKVTVLRSRGPGQDLPLVVLVDRGTASAAEILAGALQANHAAILVGTRTYGKGALQTIFPLSNGGALKLTTAYYRTPAGQDIDGEGLKPDIEVTEGREQLDRALKILRAQIAPPLVAGNLACR, from the coding sequence TTGGCCATCTTTTTTGCCGTTTTCCTGGGTGACCTGGCAGCAGCCCGGGCCGCGGCGCCGGGGTGGGCCCTCCTGGACGAGGTGCGCTCTCTCACGGAAAAAAATTATGCCGGCCCTATTGATCAGGCAACCCTTGAGGCCGGGGCCGTCCGGGGTCTGGTGGAATCCCTGGGCGATCCTTACAGCGAGTACATAGCCCCGGAAGAGATGCCTGCTTTTGCTTCTTCCCTGGACGAGGAATATATAGGGGTAGGGATCGTTTTCCAGGCACTCGACGGATGGGTGGTTATCACTAACGTTGTTCCCGGCTCGCCGGCGGCCCGGCTGGGGGTCACGCCCGGGTCGGTGCTGGTGGCCGTGGACGGCCGCCCGGTCGGGAACCTCTCCCTGGAGGAGATAGGCACGCTGCTGGGCGGCAAACCGGGAACCTATGTGGACCTGACGGTTACCCTTCCCGGCAGTGACAGTCGCCGGAGCTATTACCTGCGCCGGGAATTAATCCGGCCGCCGGTGGTCAGCAGCCGCCTGCTGGCCGGGCCGGTGGGCTACCTTTACCTGCGCTCTTTCCCCTACTGGGCGCCGGAGGAGGTGGAGACGGCGCTGGCGGGGCTGGAAGACCAGGGCGCCCGGGGCCTGATCCTGGATCTCCGGGGTAATCCCGGCGGCTACCTGGACGCTGCCCTGGATACTGCGTCCCTGTTTTTGCTCCGGGATAAACCTGTGGCGCAGGTGATGGGCCGGGATAAAAAGGTCACCGTCCTCCGTTCCCGGGGACCGGGCCAGGACCTGCCCCTGGTGGTCCTGGTGGACCGGGGCACGGCCAGCGCGGCGGAGATCCTGGCTGGGGCCCTGCAGGCCAATCACGCCGCCATTTTGGTCGGCACCCGGACCTACGGCAAAGGGGCGCTGCAGACCATCTTTCCTTTAAGTAACGGCGGCGCCTTAAAATTAACTACGGCTTATTACCGTACGCCTGCCGGCCAGGATATTGACGGGGAAGGGCTAAAACCGGATATTGAAGTAACGGAGGGCCGGGAGCAGCTGGACCGCGCCTTGAAAATCCTGCGGGCGCAAATTGCCCCGCCCTTAGTGGCGGGCAACCTGGCCTGCAGGTAA
- a CDS encoding nucleotidyltransferase family protein, protein MAKKKTHRRARSIIPSSFPSPGLMLLTIRYSKCYFLPQYMITLIFFPENTKMMNKERTEGERTMMAAKDLAIARKVKERLTGKIPLYEVRLFGSRARGQASPDSDLDLYLETGPLSREQKRLISEVAWEVGFENDVVIVPLAVNRNEALNGPFSISPLYRSIKKEGIKV, encoded by the coding sequence ATGGCCAAAAAGAAAACCCACCGCCGCGCTCGCAGCATCATTCCGTCGTCATTCCCCTCTCCCGGCTTGATGTTGTTAACTATTCGGTACAGTAAGTGCTATTTCCTGCCACAATACATGATTACATTGATTTTTTTCCCAGAAAATACTAAGATGATGAACAAGGAAAGAACGGAAGGAGAAAGAACAATGATGGCCGCTAAAGACCTGGCCATTGCCCGGAAGGTAAAAGAGCGTCTCACAGGGAAGATCCCTCTTTACGAGGTACGTCTATTTGGATCCCGGGCACGCGGGCAAGCCAGCCCCGATTCAGATCTTGATCTGTATTTAGAGACTGGTCCTCTTTCACGGGAACAAAAACGTTTAATCAGCGAAGTGGCCTGGGAAGTGGGATTTGAAAACGATGTGGTTATAGTACCACTGGCAGTTAATCGTAATGAAGCACTAAACGGACCTTTTTCTATTTCGCCACTCTACCGGTCGATAAAAAAAGAAGGGATAAAAGTATGA
- a CDS encoding HEPN domain-containing protein codes for MKEDNHKRTLIKYRLNEAYEVLADAQKLLASQGSPRSIVNRSYYAMFYATLALLVTIDQGSAKHSGVISLFDRYFVKPGIFQKELSKSLHRAFEFRQQGDYGEVTPIVVEDAIELLQAAEKFIHTVQRYLNERGFAD; via the coding sequence ATGAAAGAAGATAACCACAAACGCACTTTAATTAAGTACCGGTTAAACGAAGCATATGAAGTTCTGGCAGATGCGCAAAAATTACTGGCATCCCAGGGCAGCCCGCGTAGTATAGTCAACCGTTCTTATTATGCCATGTTTTATGCCACTCTGGCTCTTCTAGTAACTATCGACCAGGGTTCAGCCAAACATAGCGGGGTTATTTCCCTCTTCGATCGCTATTTCGTCAAACCGGGGATATTCCAAAAAGAACTTAGCAAATCGCTTCATCGCGCTTTTGAATTCCGACAACAAGGAGATTATGGCGAAGTTACTCCTATAGTAGTAGAAGATGCTATTGAACTTCTGCAAGCTGCGGAAAAGTTTATCCACACCGTACAACGCTACCTTAACGAAAGAGGATTTGCTGATTAA
- a CDS encoding FAD-dependent oxidoreductase, whose translation MLTLSGTGSRTEGWPLAAPVARADIVIYGGGLAGCAAAWKAAATAPDRSVALVVPYPGREYGGLATAGGQNFWDVRYWLRDGRLVQGGSFAHWFKAVGPFYRTADLAARIAADLGRLPNLQTYWAMDITAVRKDWRGRLQALALRGLQRDAAGTVIWGEERQILAATIFVDASEDGRLSRLSEAGVTVGREDWPVEFLAADLVSKEEVRRLKSLRLQGGTAGAGGIAAGWSGPGHDGDILLPRQQAATLMFKVRGVQPGRYRDMIFRQERGAWGAYGGREVYINDPVVTGFNDRYGPAGFALKPLNAAQDGPGSQEWWVNTLLIFNVDGRANARDRGHDAYPGDMAPGALDTDTAWQRAREMLANPDFIRALRRFDGFNKAEVVPDADGKPLAGGMLYLRETIHTVVDPREAGPGTEDSNYALTAAAVHGAGPGPEEGNDLGNYVNRIGLGFYWQDINAYHFSDLKGSDGRYRWPVTPFLRPDYPRTTPGPGAWPQNPVYLPFNTLLSRPVPNLLIPGYAASISSLAWAELRVLPNQCVLGDAAGVAAAYAVTQGRDPGTFTDADVAAVRETLVQRFGARVDK comes from the coding sequence ATGTTAACTCTCTCCGGTACGGGAAGCCGGACGGAAGGCTGGCCCCTGGCGGCGCCGGTGGCGCGGGCGGATATTGTCATTTACGGTGGCGGGCTGGCCGGGTGCGCGGCGGCCTGGAAGGCGGCGGCGACGGCGCCGGACAGGTCGGTAGCCCTGGTGGTCCCCTACCCCGGGCGCGAGTACGGCGGCCTGGCCACGGCTGGCGGCCAGAACTTCTGGGACGTGCGCTACTGGCTCCGGGATGGAAGGCTTGTGCAGGGGGGCTCTTTTGCCCACTGGTTTAAAGCTGTGGGACCATTTTACCGCACGGCTGACCTGGCGGCACGGATTGCCGCCGACCTGGGCAGGCTGCCTAATCTCCAGACTTACTGGGCCATGGATATTACTGCCGTCCGGAAGGACTGGCGCGGGCGGCTCCAGGCCCTGGCCCTGCGGGGCCTGCAGCGGGATGCCGCCGGGACGGTAATCTGGGGTGAAGAGCGCCAAATACTGGCCGCGACCATCTTTGTTGACGCCTCGGAAGACGGGCGGCTCAGCCGCTTGAGTGAGGCCGGCGTAACAGTGGGCCGGGAAGACTGGCCCGTCGAATTTTTGGCGGCGGACCTGGTTAGCAAGGAAGAGGTGCGGCGTCTTAAGAGCCTGCGGCTGCAAGGCGGTACTGCCGGCGCCGGAGGAATAGCGGCTGGCTGGTCGGGGCCCGGCCACGATGGGGATATCCTGCTGCCCCGCCAGCAGGCGGCCACCCTCATGTTCAAGGTACGGGGAGTGCAGCCCGGCCGTTACCGGGATATGATTTTCCGCCAGGAGCGGGGTGCCTGGGGGGCCTATGGCGGCAGGGAAGTTTACATAAATGACCCGGTGGTAACTGGCTTTAACGACAGGTACGGTCCCGCGGGCTTTGCTTTAAAGCCCCTCAATGCCGCCCAGGACGGGCCGGGAAGCCAGGAGTGGTGGGTCAATACCCTTCTCATCTTTAACGTCGACGGCCGGGCGAATGCCCGCGACCGGGGGCACGATGCTTATCCGGGAGATATGGCGCCGGGAGCCCTGGACACGGACACGGCCTGGCAGCGGGCGCGGGAGATGCTGGCGAATCCTGATTTCATCCGGGCGTTGCGCCGCTTCGATGGCTTCAATAAGGCGGAAGTGGTGCCGGATGCGGATGGGAAACCCCTTGCCGGCGGGATGCTCTACCTGCGGGAAACGATTCATACGGTAGTCGATCCCCGGGAAGCGGGACCGGGGACGGAGGATAGCAACTACGCCCTGACTGCGGCGGCCGTACACGGCGCCGGGCCAGGCCCGGAGGAAGGCAACGACCTTGGCAATTATGTAAACCGCATCGGCCTGGGCTTTTACTGGCAGGATATCAATGCCTATCATTTCAGCGACCTGAAAGGCAGCGACGGTCGCTACCGCTGGCCGGTGACGCCTTTCTTGCGGCCTGATTATCCCCGGACCACGCCTGGACCGGGCGCATGGCCGCAAAACCCGGTCTATCTTCCCTTTAACACCCTCCTCAGCCGCCCGGTGCCCAACTTGCTCATCCCCGGCTACGCGGCCAGCATCTCCTCCCTGGCCTGGGCCGAACTGCGAGTCCTGCCTAATCAGTGCGTCCTGGGGGATGCCGCCGGGGTGGCTGCCGCTTACGCCGTAACGCAGGGACGCGATCCGGGTACCTTTACCGATGCCGACGTGGCGGCCGTCCGGGAGACCCTGGTGCAGCGCTTCGGCGCCCGGGTGGATAAGTAA